DNA sequence from the Oculatellaceae cyanobacterium genome:
GAGGGCTCTGGAAATTTTGCTAGATAAAAAATATACTCTATCTAGTCTGAACGCTGTAATAATGAATGGTAAATGATTATTATTTTTCTAGAATTATTGCGATTGTTAAAGATATTAATTGCTATAGGTTTTAATGAGCTCTATAGATTGAGATGGAATATTGCTAAATTTCAAAAAAAAATCATGGTATCATTAGAAATTGAAAAATACTAACTAATGAAATATTGCTTAGTAAAAAAGCTAAAAAATAAGCATGAACTTATAGCTGGTATTCTTTAAATAAAGAAACTTTTTTAGCGGTTTTTTGCTCTAAGATATTTAAGTAACTGGGATTAAATATGAGAAATATCCTGGGATTGGCTGTTTTAGGGTCTGTAATTACGTTTCCAGCTTTGGCACAACAGTCTCTTTACGTTTCCTATCCACCAACAACTTACAAAACGACATCTGACCGGATTTTTGTGATGGGGACAGCGCCCTCTAAAGGACAGGTGTTAGTAAATGGGACGGCGATCCCACGAAGTCCAGCAGGGCATTTTGCTCCTAGTTTTCCCTTGAAGCTGGGGGAAAATCAGTTTAAAGTGCGTTACCAAAGTAAAGAAATCAACCTCAAAGTGACACGCACTGCTACCCAAGTAGCAATACCCAAGGGAGTGGAGTTTGCGGAAGGTTCTCTGGAACCATCGGTGGATATTTCTAGGATGCCAGGGGAATTATTTTGCTTTGGCGCGATCGCACCAAATCAAGCAAATGTTTCTGTAACTATTGGTGGTCAAAGTATACCTTTATTTGTTCAAGAGCAGGTGGTAAATTTGCCTGCCAATTCTGCTGCTTTGGTTTCAGCGCAGCAAAATCAACCATCTGTGGTGTCTGGTGCTGGCCATTATTTGGGTTGCGCCGCCGCCGCCGCCGCCGCCGATTTGGGGAACCCCCAGTTCCAACTAGAAAAAAATGGTCAACAGGTTAGCCAGCAGGGGCCAGGAAAGGTACAAATTATTTCTCCTGCCAAGCTGGAGATTGCAGAAGTAATTGTCGATGGTGGTATTGCTCGTAGTGGGGCAAGTACAGATTTTGCTCGGTTGACACCACTACCTAAAGGTACGAGAGCATCAATTACTGGACGTGAAGGGGAATGGGTACGCCTAGACTATGGTGGTTGGATTAACAGTAAGGAAGTTAAGATTGTTCCTGGTTCAGTACCACCGAAGTCATTAATTCGCAGTATTAGTTCTCGTAAGGTTGCGGGTGCTACAGAAGTAGTGTTTCCCCTGCAAGTACCAGTACCAATGACTGTACAACAGGGCGATCGCAAATTAGTTCTTACCCTTTACAACACTACTTCCCAAACAGATATTATTCGCCTAGACGATGACCCAATAATTTCTCGCCTAGATTGGCAGCAAGTATCACCAGGGGTTGTGCAGTATACCTTTAACCTCAAATCTCTACAACAATGGGGCTATAAGCTGGCATATCGTGGCACAAGTTTGGTGCTATCTCTACGTCATCCGGCTAAGATTGCCAAACAAGCCTCAAAGCCTTTATCTGGAATCAAAATAGTACTTGATCCTGGGCATGGTGGTAAAGAATCTGGCGCAGCAGGGCCAACGGGTTATTTAGAAAAAGATGCCAATTTGTATGTGTCAAAACTGGTGGGATATCAATTAATGGCGCGTGGTGCGACAGTATATATGACACGGGAGACAGATAAGGAAGTGTCGTTACCAGAACGGGTAGCGATTATTGACAAAGTGCAACCTGCGATCGCTGTCTCTATTCACTACAATTCTTTACCGGATCAAGGCGATGCTTTAAAGACTCAAGGTTTTGGGGCTTTTTGGTATCATCCGCAAGCTCATAGTTTGGCAATGTTTGTACATAACTATATAGTGCAGAATGCCCGTCGTCCGTCTTATGGTGTATTTTGGGATAACCTGGCTTTAGCTCGTCCAGCAACAGCACCTTCAGTATTATTGGAATTAGGTTTTATGAGTAACCCACAGGAATTTGAATGGGTTGCAAATCCTCAGCAGCAACAGAAAATGGCAAAAGCGATCGCTGATGGTATTACTCAATGGTTTGTTGCGACTAAATAACAAAGCGAATTCTGGTTGGTAGAACGAAGTGAAACCCAACAAAATCTCGAAAATGTTGGGTTTCCTGCGTCAACCCAACCTACCCAGCTAACTGCTAATTGCTAATTGCTAATTGCTAACCGCTAATTGCTATAAATATTTTTGCAACAACAAATTTAACTTCTCTTTTGTTGCAGCCGGGACTTTATCTAGAGGGGTGAGAATTGCATATTTTAATGCTGAATGAGCATCTGAAGTAAAAGGATTTTCCTTGAGACGGCGTACTGTTTCTTGAATTACTTTTTGGGCATTTACTGCATTACGTTGTAAATTGCCAATAATCATATCTACAGTTACGCTGTCATGATCGGGATGCCAGCAATCGTAGTCAGTAACTAAAGCTAATGTAGCATAAGCAATTTCTGCTTCTCTAGCTAATTTTGCTTCTGGTAAATTTGTCATTCCAATTATGGTTGCGCCCCAACTACGGTAAAGATTTGATTCTGCTTTTGTAGAAAATGCAGGGCCTTCCATACAAATATAAGTACCTCCACGATGTAGGTTAACATTGGGTAGGTTGAGGTTTGCGATCGCATCCGCCAAAACGAGTGCTAACTGACCACAAACTGGATCGCCAAAAGCAATGTGAGCAACAATTCCTTCACCAAAAAAAGTAGAAATGCGGTTTTTTGTCCGATCAATAAATTGATTCGGTACTACCATATCTAATGGTTTAGCTTCTTCTTTCAAAGAACCGACAGCAGAAGCAGAAATTAAATACTTAACTCCTAGCTGCTTCATCGCATAAATATTAGCTCTAAAAGGCAATTCTGAAGGCATCAGATGATGGTTGCGACCATGACGCGCTAAGAAAGCAACTCGTGTACCTTGCAGTGTTCCTACTATTAAGGCATCAGAAGGCGATCCAAAAGGCGTGTCAACTTGCACCTCTTCCACATCTTTTAAAGCATCCATCTGATAAAGACCGCTACCACCGATGATCCCAATCTCAGCCTGAGTCATTGCTTCTACCTTTTTAGCTAAATGCCGAAACGCCTGAAAACGAATTCATTTTTGACCTCTCCCCAACCCCTCTCCTACAAGGAGAGGGGCTTTTGAATTCCCCCTTCCCGCACTTCGTGCCGCTACGCTAACGTAGGGAAGGGGGTTAGGTTTTTATTTCCTCACCAGGATCGAATAATAGTACATAGTATTAAAAAACATCACTGAATCAGGGATGTTTATGATGGAAATATTGCCTTTAATCAAAAAAATTATGAATCGCAAAGATTTAGCAAAGCATAAATTCAGCGATGATGGTGCTTATCCTTGCCCGGTGTGCCATCATGGTCAAATTTCAGCTATGCCATTAATGGAAGCATTAGCTTGTAACTTTTGCCGCCACATCTTTACGTTGGATGCAGTTACACAACATTTGACTATGGCAGATAGTTCATTAGCCTTAACTTGGCGCTGGAATGGTAGAGGATGGCGAAGTGTTTATCAAAATGATACTGCGATCGGTTGGGGTATAGTATTAGGTGCGTTAGCTTTTGTATTATTACCAACAACCTTAGTCGCCCTTAGCGCCTATATTTTCCCCGCTGAACCTCAGACTTTCTTATCTTGGCTACCGTTATTTTGGATTGGCTTAACCTTTGTATGCCATTTATTAATGGTAGTTAGTATTGCGATTGAGTCTTACCAATTTCCAGTTTTTGCTTATTTAAATGCCCTTAAACGTAATTTTTTGCGTAATTAAGGATAATAAATAAAATTTACGATTTTAGTACTTCGCTATACCCTAAAAAGGTTAGTAAAGCAAGCCTATTTAATCACTTTTAGGCATTGGTTTGATTAATTTGTTGCTTAATTCATGGCAGATTAATTATTTGTAGTATAAATTAATTTTTTTGCCCGAATTTTTGTTTAAGTTCTTCATAAATCTCTAGAGTGATAATTTCTTGCCCCGCTTCTTGTGCGTACTTCTCAATTTTTTTCCTAGCTGCGGGACGGACAAAGAAAGGAATTTCCTTTAAAGAAGCTTCTGCTTCAGGTGTCCAAGCTAATTTATTGGCATCAGCCATAAGATATTTAAACGGTTAAATACTACTCAAAAATGAATTTTAACAGATTAGCGACCCTAGTATTGAAAGATTGATAGATCAATCAGCCTCAATGAAAAAATTTTGCTTGTATTTAATTACAAGATTTATCCCCCTTACCGTTGTGGAGAGTGGTTGGGGGGTGGGGTTAACCAAAAGCGAAATTATTTAAAAATTTTCCTTACCATTTTTTATATGGTAGGAATTTTCCTGACATAATTAGTTTAACGCGGTCGCCCTTTGGATCTTCCTCTTTTTCCACATCCAAAGTAAAATCAATTGCGCTCATAATACCATCACCAAACTTTTCATGGATAATTGCCTTTAAAGGCATTCCATAAACTTGCATGATTTCATAAAAACGATAAATTAACGGATCAGTTGGTACAATAGGGCCTAAACCTTTAACTGAAGATTCAGTTAATTCTGTGGCAATCTCCTCATTTAGCCCTAATGCAGATACTAATTTTTTTGCTTCTTCTTCTGACGCGCTAGCTTGACGATAAAATACGGCTGCAATCCAAACTTCATCACGTCCAATAACTTTCTCTAAATCAGCAAAGCTGACATTTTTTGCTTTTTTCGTTGCTAAAAGTTTTTGGGTAATTGCTGGAATTTCCATTATCAGTTTCTTGATTAAACTACTGAATGCCTATACATCCAGTTGGGACAAAATAAATATATTATTTTATAATTATAAAAACTGTAGGAACGCATACAGCAGGTGCATCCCTAATTGATTAAACCTTTTGCATAATTCAAATTTTGGATAATTAACCACAGATATCCACAGATAAACACAGATGGACACAGATGGTTTAATAGATTTTTGCTGATTAGTCTATTTATTAAACATCGACACAAACTTAAAGGTGCGTTACCTAAAACCCTTGTAGAGACGCGTGCGCGCAGCGCATAATTTCGCGTCTCTACATTCATTCCCTTAAACAAGGAAATCCTAACGGTCTACTGACCCCATAATGATGTCGATACTGCCCAAAATTGTCACAATATCCGCAACCTTGAAACCTTTGAGAATATGAGGCAAAATTTGCAGATTAACGAAATCAGCAGTACGAATCTTCCAGCGCCAAGGGAAGACGTTATCATCCCCAACTATATAAATTCCTAACTCGCCTTTGCCACTTTCTACACGGACGTAGTGTTCACCTTTGGGAATTTTAAAGGTAGGAGCAATTTTCTTACCTATGTATTGGTAGTCAAAGCCATTCCACTCAGATTTTGCGCCTTCCATCATCCGCTTGGCTTCTAAGTTTTCATAGGGGCCGCCTGGAAGTGCTTTTAAGGCTTGACGCAGAATTTTTACAGATTCGCGCATTTCACGAATCCGCACTAGGTAACGGGCGAAGCAATCGCCGCCAGTTTCCCACTGTACGTCCCAGTCAAAATCGTCGTAGCATTCGTAGTGGTCAACTTTGCGTAAATCCCACTTCACCCCAGAAGCGCGTAATGTTGGGCCAGAAAGACCCCAGTTAATCGCTTCTTCACGCCCGATAGTACCAACGCCTTCTACGCGACGGCGGAAAATTGGGTTGTTGGTGATTAAGCGTTCATACTCATCAACTTTAGGGTCGAAGTAGTCACAGAAGTCTACACACTTATCTACCCAGCCATAAGGTAAATCAACTGCTACACCACCGATACGGAAGTAGTTGTTATTTACCATTCGATAACCTGTGGCTGCTTCCCACAAATCGTAAATTAGTTCCCGTTCGCGGAAAATGTAGAAGAAGGGAGTTTGTGCGCCAACGTCAGCTAAAAATGGGCCAAGCCATAATAAATGGTTAGCGATGCGGTTCAACTCCAGCATGATTACACGAATGTAGCTGGCGCGTTTGGGAACTGGAATATCAGCTAGTTTTTCTGGTGCGTTGACTGTAATTGCTTCGTTGAACATTCCTTCTGCATAGTCCCAGCGACTAACGTAAGGAACGTACATAATATTGGTGCGGTTCTCGGCAATTTTTTCCATGCCTCGGTGCAGGTAGCCGATTACTGGTTCACAGTCCACCACATCTTCGCCATCAAGGGTGACAATTAGTCTTAATACCCCGTGCATAGAAGGATGGTGCGGCCCCATGTTCAGCACCATCGGCTCTGTTCTGGTTTCAATTTGTGCCATATTGATCAATTAACAATTAACAATTAACAATTATCAATGGATAAGCCGGAGTTTTTTCACATATCGGTATTAAGCCGAGAGTTAGTCGAGGGCTTGGCAATTCGTCCAGGGGG
Encoded proteins:
- a CDS encoding N-acetylmuramoyl-L-alanine amidase, which encodes MRNILGLAVLGSVITFPALAQQSLYVSYPPTTYKTTSDRIFVMGTAPSKGQVLVNGTAIPRSPAGHFAPSFPLKLGENQFKVRYQSKEINLKVTRTATQVAIPKGVEFAEGSLEPSVDISRMPGELFCFGAIAPNQANVSVTIGGQSIPLFVQEQVVNLPANSAALVSAQQNQPSVVSGAGHYLGCAAAAAAADLGNPQFQLEKNGQQVSQQGPGKVQIISPAKLEIAEVIVDGGIARSGASTDFARLTPLPKGTRASITGREGEWVRLDYGGWINSKEVKIVPGSVPPKSLIRSISSRKVAGATEVVFPLQVPVPMTVQQGDRKLVLTLYNTTSQTDIIRLDDDPIISRLDWQQVSPGVVQYTFNLKSLQQWGYKLAYRGTSLVLSLRHPAKIAKQASKPLSGIKIVLDPGHGGKESGAAGPTGYLEKDANLYVSKLVGYQLMARGATVYMTRETDKEVSLPERVAIIDKVQPAIAVSIHYNSLPDQGDALKTQGFGAFWYHPQAHSLAMFVHNYIVQNARRPSYGVFWDNLALARPATAPSVLLELGFMSNPQEFEWVANPQQQQKMAKAIADGITQWFVATK
- a CDS encoding S-methyl-5'-thioadenosine phosphorylase: MTQAEIGIIGGSGLYQMDALKDVEEVQVDTPFGSPSDALIVGTLQGTRVAFLARHGRNHHLMPSELPFRANIYAMKQLGVKYLISASAVGSLKEEAKPLDMVVPNQFIDRTKNRISTFFGEGIVAHIAFGDPVCGQLALVLADAIANLNLPNVNLHRGGTYICMEGPAFSTKAESNLYRSWGATIIGMTNLPEAKLAREAEIAYATLALVTDYDCWHPDHDSVTVDMIIGNLQRNAVNAQKVIQETVRRLKENPFTSDAHSALKYAILTPLDKVPAATKEKLNLLLQKYL
- a CDS encoding PCP reductase family protein; its protein translation is MADANKLAWTPEAEASLKEIPFFVRPAARKKIEKYAQEAGQEIITLEIYEELKQKFGQKN
- the cynS gene encoding cyanase; the encoded protein is MEIPAITQKLLATKKAKNVSFADLEKVIGRDEVWIAAVFYRQASASEEEAKKLVSALGLNEEIATELTESSVKGLGPIVPTDPLIYRFYEIMQVYGMPLKAIIHEKFGDGIMSAIDFTLDVEKEEDPKGDRVKLIMSGKFLPYKKW
- a CDS encoding NAD(P)H-quinone oxidoreductase subunit H, giving the protein MAQIETRTEPMVLNMGPHHPSMHGVLRLIVTLDGEDVVDCEPVIGYLHRGMEKIAENRTNIMYVPYVSRWDYAEGMFNEAITVNAPEKLADIPVPKRASYIRVIMLELNRIANHLLWLGPFLADVGAQTPFFYIFRERELIYDLWEAATGYRMVNNNYFRIGGVAVDLPYGWVDKCVDFCDYFDPKVDEYERLITNNPIFRRRVEGVGTIGREEAINWGLSGPTLRASGVKWDLRKVDHYECYDDFDWDVQWETGGDCFARYLVRIREMRESVKILRQALKALPGGPYENLEAKRMMEGAKSEWNGFDYQYIGKKIAPTFKIPKGEHYVRVESGKGELGIYIVGDDNVFPWRWKIRTADFVNLQILPHILKGFKVADIVTILGSIDIIMGSVDR